Proteins encoded in a region of the Paenibacillus wynnii genome:
- the tsaD gene encoding tRNA (adenosine(37)-N6)-threonylcarbamoyltransferase complex transferase subunit TsaD, with product MEIDKDMEKGATQAVYILAIETSCDETAVAVVKDGSEVLSNIISSQIETHRAFGGVVPEVASRKHVEVITLIIEEAMAAAGIQPHQLAAIAVTQGPGLVGALLVGVVAAKSLALAWGKPLIGTHHIAGHIYANRLVAELKYPCMTLVVSGGHTELVHMEQEGKFRIIGRTRDDAVGEAYDKVARALGFPYPGGPHVDRLAREASEAVTLPRAWLEPDSYDFSFSGLKSAVLNVVNQSKMKGLTPDVAAIARGFQESVVEVLVEKAIRAVRSTGAKQLLLCGGVAANGGLRAALMARCKLEGIELIIPPPIYCTDNAAMIGAAAYVKWTHDGGTPLDMVADPGFSLEKWSV from the coding sequence ATGGAGATTGACAAGGATATGGAAAAGGGAGCTACTCAAGCTGTATATATATTGGCGATTGAGACCAGTTGTGATGAGACAGCCGTCGCAGTCGTTAAGGACGGCAGTGAGGTGCTGTCCAATATCATTTCCAGCCAGATAGAAACCCACCGAGCCTTCGGTGGAGTTGTGCCTGAGGTAGCCTCCCGTAAGCATGTGGAGGTTATTACGCTGATCATAGAAGAGGCAATGGCTGCTGCCGGCATCCAGCCGCACCAGTTAGCCGCTATTGCTGTAACTCAAGGTCCTGGTTTAGTAGGGGCTTTACTTGTAGGAGTGGTAGCCGCGAAGAGTCTTGCGCTGGCTTGGGGTAAACCTCTAATCGGTACACACCATATAGCCGGTCATATTTATGCTAACCGGCTTGTGGCAGAATTAAAATATCCCTGTATGACACTGGTTGTGTCCGGTGGACATACCGAGCTGGTTCATATGGAGCAGGAAGGTAAGTTCCGTATAATCGGCCGTACCCGGGATGATGCTGTGGGTGAAGCCTACGATAAGGTTGCCCGGGCGTTAGGTTTTCCTTATCCGGGCGGTCCACATGTGGACCGTCTGGCTCGAGAAGCATCTGAGGCAGTCACCCTGCCGCGTGCCTGGCTGGAGCCGGATTCCTATGACTTCAGCTTCAGCGGCCTGAAATCGGCTGTCCTGAATGTAGTGAATCAGAGCAAGATGAAAGGTCTGACGCCTGACGTGGCTGCGATTGCCCGCGGTTTTCAAGAATCGGTTGTTGAAGTACTTGTAGAGAAGGCCATCCGTGCTGTACGGTCGACTGGTGCCAAACAACTTCTGCTGTGTGGTGGTGTTGCTGCCAATGGGGGGTTGCGCGCGGCGCTTATGGCTCGCTGTAAGCTGGAGGGGATAGAGCTTATCATCCCCCCACCGATATATTGTACGGATAATGCGGCAATGATAGGTGCTGCGGCTTATGTGAAATGGACTCATGACGGCGGTACTCCGCTGGATATGGTGGCTGATCCCGGCTTTTCATTGGAGAAGTGGTCTGTTTAA
- a CDS encoding H-type small acid-soluble spore protein → MDVQRAQDIFASKDMIAVHLDGEPVWIEEVDVTNKMATVQVGSRPTNTHTVGVERLEEQDH, encoded by the coding sequence ATGGATGTTCAGCGCGCACAGGATATTTTTGCATCCAAGGATATGATTGCCGTTCATTTAGACGGAGAACCGGTATGGATTGAGGAAGTGGATGTTACGAATAAGATGGCTACCGTTCAGGTCGGATCCCGACCTACCAATACGCACACAGTAGGTGTGGAACGGCTAGAGGAACAAGATCACTAA
- the tsaB gene encoding tRNA (adenosine(37)-N6)-threonylcarbamoyltransferase complex dimerization subunit type 1 TsaB, which translates to MTIEKKEPRKRFLALDTSTATLGVAVTENNRVVHEINASGERNHSVHLLPIIEQALQASGTQGSSLAGISVGVGPGSYTGTRIAVSAAKTLAWAWNIPVVGVSSLQALAWGGFMKSSEDAVDDHHAPDWIIPLLDARRGQAYTALFASKGTVSPERLAPDAIRLMQDWVQQLVQLLQQAEAEGNKPRCLWFVGETSLHASDESLEPLRGITDTCAVPYELEGRWTGFLGEEQHSHGSDDMHSLIPNYTQLSEAEANLRKSTQGGSK; encoded by the coding sequence ATGACGATTGAAAAGAAGGAGCCGCGTAAGCGGTTTTTGGCGTTGGATACCTCCACGGCAACACTTGGTGTAGCCGTTACGGAGAACAATAGAGTGGTGCATGAGATTAATGCTTCCGGGGAGCGGAATCATTCTGTTCATTTGCTGCCGATTATAGAACAGGCTTTGCAGGCCTCGGGAACACAGGGGAGTTCACTCGCTGGTATTTCCGTTGGAGTAGGACCCGGTTCTTATACAGGCACACGTATTGCTGTTAGTGCGGCGAAGACATTGGCTTGGGCTTGGAATATTCCTGTGGTCGGCGTCTCTAGTCTCCAAGCGCTGGCTTGGGGTGGCTTCATGAAGAGTTCGGAGGATGCTGTTGATGATCATCACGCTCCGGATTGGATTATTCCCCTGCTGGATGCCCGCAGAGGTCAAGCCTATACGGCTTTATTTGCTTCTAAAGGAACGGTTAGCCCAGAGAGGCTTGCCCCCGATGCCATCCGTTTAATGCAGGATTGGGTTCAGCAATTAGTACAACTTCTACAGCAGGCTGAAGCCGAAGGTAATAAGCCGCGCTGCCTTTGGTTCGTAGGGGAGACCTCACTGCATGCGAGTGATGAATCACTTGAACCGCTTAGAGGAATAACCGACACTTGTGCGGTGCCCTATGAGCTTGAAGGCCGCTGGACGGGATTTCTGGGTGAAGAACAGCATTCTCACGGGAGTGATGACATGCATAGCCTGATTCCTAACTATACACAGCTTTCCGAAGCGGAAGCTAATCTGCGTAAAAGCACCCAAGGAGGCTCGAAATAA
- a CDS encoding ABC-F family ATP-binding cassette domain-containing protein produces the protein MLLQATGITKSYGITSILDGISLQVNEKERVGLVGVNGAGKSTFLQILAGEMSYDGGQIHKSKETTIGYLAQNSGLQSERSIQEEMLAVFAPLIEAEGELRRLEQQIADPRLAEDPKRYEELLEKYAQRSDWFKDHGGYEMNTRIRSILHGMGFGDFAPDTPISTLSGGQKTRLALARILLQAPDLLLLDEPTNHLDIATLTWLEDYLRGYAGGILVVSHDRYFLDRLVTTIVEIERHQSQRYTGNYSRYMELKAAEYEIRLKQYDKQQDEISRMEDFVQRNIVRASTTKRAQSRRKALEKMDRLDKPMGDLKKANFSFEPDFMSGKEVLQVRDAAVAFVEGEPLFTGASFELRRGETAALIGPNGIGKSTLLQCLIGSREPSAGIVNWGAKVKIGYYDQEQTRLNPRNTVLEELWSEYPMLEEARIRTILGNFLFSGEDVLKRIAALSGGEKARVALSKLMLRGANMLILDEPTNHLDLVSREVLEAALMDFEGTLLFISHDRYFLNKMAERVLELHPSGIDPYLGNYDDYVDKKRELEEIAKEAAEQASAGASKNIGKDSAVVVEKGTSTSFEADKQAKREERNRQRRIAELEENISSLEEEIAGIENEMTKPEVYQDYMALQEHEQDLKTKKERLAGYFSEWEILADE, from the coding sequence ATGCTTCTTCAAGCGACAGGTATTACGAAATCATACGGTATAACAAGCATACTAGACGGCATCAGCCTGCAAGTAAATGAAAAGGAAAGAGTCGGTCTCGTGGGTGTTAACGGAGCCGGCAAATCTACATTCCTACAAATTCTAGCCGGAGAAATGTCTTATGACGGCGGACAAATTCATAAATCAAAAGAAACTACCATTGGTTACTTGGCCCAGAACAGCGGATTGCAATCCGAGCGCAGCATCCAAGAAGAGATGTTGGCTGTATTTGCTCCTCTTATCGAAGCGGAGGGTGAACTGCGTCGGCTGGAGCAGCAAATTGCTGATCCGCGGCTTGCGGAGGATCCGAAGCGTTATGAAGAGCTGCTCGAAAAGTACGCTCAGCGTTCAGATTGGTTCAAGGATCATGGCGGCTACGAAATGAATACACGTATTCGGAGTATTCTCCACGGCATGGGCTTTGGGGATTTTGCTCCGGACACACCGATTTCCACATTAAGCGGCGGTCAGAAGACTAGACTCGCACTCGCCCGCATTTTGCTTCAGGCGCCCGATCTTCTGTTGTTGGATGAGCCTACCAACCATTTAGATATCGCAACACTTACTTGGCTAGAGGATTATTTAAGAGGTTATGCGGGTGGAATTCTGGTCGTATCCCATGACCGGTATTTTCTAGACCGTCTTGTCACTACCATTGTTGAGATCGAACGGCATCAATCCCAGCGCTATACCGGAAATTACTCACGATATATGGAGCTCAAAGCTGCCGAGTACGAAATCAGACTGAAGCAATACGATAAACAGCAGGATGAAATTTCTCGTATGGAGGATTTCGTTCAGCGTAATATTGTGCGGGCCTCAACGACAAAACGGGCACAGAGCCGGCGTAAAGCCTTAGAGAAAATGGACCGGTTGGACAAACCTATGGGTGATCTGAAAAAAGCCAATTTTTCCTTTGAGCCTGATTTCATGTCCGGTAAAGAGGTATTACAGGTTCGTGACGCCGCAGTCGCCTTTGTGGAGGGAGAGCCCTTGTTCACAGGCGCATCCTTTGAACTTCGACGCGGTGAAACAGCTGCACTTATTGGTCCTAACGGAATCGGGAAGTCTACCTTGCTGCAATGTCTAATCGGGAGCCGGGAGCCTTCTGCCGGAATCGTGAACTGGGGGGCCAAGGTAAAGATTGGTTACTATGATCAAGAGCAGACCCGCCTCAACCCTCGTAATACCGTTCTTGAAGAGCTATGGAGCGAATATCCGATGCTGGAGGAAGCTAGGATTAGAACCATTCTCGGCAACTTCCTGTTCAGCGGTGAGGACGTTCTGAAAAGGATTGCGGCATTAAGCGGCGGTGAAAAAGCGCGGGTAGCCCTCTCCAAGCTCATGCTTCGCGGTGCAAACATGCTTATTCTCGATGAACCTACCAACCATTTGGATTTGGTCAGCCGGGAAGTGCTTGAGGCCGCATTGATGGATTTTGAAGGCACTTTGCTATTCATATCCCATGACCGGTATTTCCTTAACAAAATGGCCGAGCGTGTATTAGAGCTTCATCCTAGCGGTATAGATCCTTATCTTGGGAACTACGATGATTATGTCGATAAAAAACGCGAGCTTGAGGAAATTGCCAAAGAAGCAGCAGAGCAAGCATCCGCAGGTGCCTCGAAAAATATCGGAAAAGATAGTGCCGTAGTTGTAGAAAAAGGAACTTCAACCTCCTTTGAAGCGGATAAACAGGCCAAACGCGAGGAACGTAACCGCCAGCGGCGTATTGCAGAACTGGAAGAAAACATATCCTCCTTGGAAGAGGAAATTGCCGGTATAGAGAATGAAATGACGAAGCCGGAGGTTTATCAGGATTATATGGCGCTGCAGGAGCATGAACAGGATTTAAAAACCAAAAAAGAGCGGCTGGCAGGATATTTTAGCGAATGGGAAATTCTAGCTGACGAATAG
- a CDS encoding 5-formyltetrahydrofolate cyclo-ligase — translation MSGHDVILAEEKQELRRQKAVARDRLSPDQREYFSSLVCGHAWKFLQMNHAASLMTYVAFRSELDTRPMIGKAWEEQWEVYLPRVLPGSGTMAVHRVHSWNEMAPGAYGIPEPIVPEETDSTLHSLPSIVFVPGLAFDKRGGRLGYGRGYYDRLRATWESVILDAEKPPIWIGLAYGMQLVEKVPMDIHDAFMDFLITEDGILDCREEN, via the coding sequence ATGTCAGGCCACGATGTTATCCTCGCCGAAGAAAAACAGGAACTTCGCCGTCAGAAGGCAGTTGCCCGGGACAGGTTATCCCCCGACCAGAGAGAGTACTTCTCCTCGCTGGTCTGCGGTCATGCTTGGAAGTTTCTGCAGATGAATCATGCAGCTTCTCTTATGACCTATGTTGCCTTTCGTTCCGAACTGGATACCCGGCCTATGATCGGCAAGGCTTGGGAGGAGCAGTGGGAAGTGTACTTACCCCGTGTGCTTCCTGGCAGCGGGACAATGGCTGTACATCGGGTTCACTCCTGGAACGAGATGGCCCCCGGGGCCTACGGGATCCCGGAACCGATTGTTCCCGAGGAAACCGATTCAACACTTCATTCTTTGCCATCCATTGTATTTGTACCTGGACTCGCTTTTGACAAGCGGGGTGGAAGGCTCGGTTATGGGCGGGGCTACTATGACCGTTTACGGGCGACCTGGGAGTCTGTCATTCTGGATGCGGAGAAACCTCCAATTTGGATTGGACTAGCCTACGGTATGCAGCTGGTAGAGAAAGTGCCAATGGATATTCATGATGCCTTCATGGATTTTCTAATTACAGAGGATGGCATACTAGACTGTCGGGAGGAGAATTAG
- a CDS encoding MogA/MoaB family molybdenum cofactor biosynthesis protein, with product MAWKTAILTASDKGARGEREDTSAQVIRELVEEELGGEIVEYRIVPDEQDEIIAALIELTDYFQADLVLTTGGTDLAIRDVTPEATRRVIEREVPGLSEAMRSTVMQKNRSVMLFRGICGIRGRTLIVNLPGTPKGVHENLAAIMDQLPEALLMVTGQFRQ from the coding sequence ATGGCGTGGAAGACAGCAATCCTGACAGCTAGCGATAAAGGGGCTAGAGGTGAACGTGAAGATACGAGCGCCCAGGTCATCAGGGAACTGGTTGAGGAGGAGCTTGGGGGCGAGATTGTTGAATACAGAATCGTACCCGATGAGCAGGATGAGATTATCGCGGCATTAATCGAATTAACAGATTATTTTCAGGCCGACCTGGTACTAACAACCGGAGGTACAGATCTGGCGATACGTGATGTAACCCCCGAAGCAACCCGGCGTGTAATTGAGCGGGAGGTTCCTGGACTTTCGGAAGCCATGCGAAGTACTGTTATGCAGAAAAATCGGAGTGTAATGTTGTTTCGCGGGATCTGCGGTATTCGCGGACGTACACTTATAGTCAATTTGCCCGGTACTCCCAAAGGTGTTCACGAGAATCTGGCGGCCATAATGGATCAACTGCCTGAAGCACTTTTAATGGTCACAGGCCAATTTCGTCAATAA
- a CDS encoding 2-isopropylmalate synthase, producing MIIPVKKRIQIFDTTLRDGEQAPGASLTPEQKILLAVKLADLGVDVLEPGFPVSSPGDFAAVETISRKIRNVEICGFARAVKGDIDAAVRATRDAERRRIHLFISSSDIHLRHQLRKSRTEVVAAAREMTAYARQFSEVVEFTAMDAARTGIDDLIEMVEAVIEEGATIINLPDTVGYALPGEYGEMFRRVRLGARGGERVSYSAHCHNDLGLAVANSLAAIEGGATQIEVTVNGVGERTGNCALEELVMALETRGDVLGAETGIVLDRLYDVSRLVSGAMHFPIAYNKPVVGRNAFQHESGIHQDGLLKDRSTYEIMDPERLGIPRSMIILGKHSGRHALKDRAAKYGITLDPQELETLYESFKETADRQKVVSDDQLLRMVSSTTGQQAQVYDLGDVQVLAGSAPRRIAAVTVRHLKSGKESSHTSMGDGPLEAVIAAIGQGISENIEFTGLELHSLGSGENAQAEAAVMVEWEGMKFRGTATHQDIVMAAGIAYIAACNSALLSTLSD from the coding sequence ATGATTATTCCGGTAAAGAAACGTATCCAAATCTTTGATACCACATTGCGTGATGGTGAACAGGCTCCAGGTGCAAGTCTTACTCCCGAGCAAAAGATACTGCTTGCCGTTAAACTGGCGGATCTGGGTGTTGATGTGTTGGAACCCGGGTTCCCGGTATCGAGCCCCGGTGATTTCGCAGCCGTGGAGACGATTTCTCGTAAGATCCGGAATGTGGAAATTTGCGGTTTTGCCCGCGCGGTTAAAGGGGATATTGATGCGGCTGTGAGAGCTACACGCGATGCTGAACGTCGGCGTATTCATTTGTTTATCTCGTCCTCCGACATTCATCTACGCCATCAGCTGCGTAAGAGCAGAACTGAGGTTGTAGCCGCTGCAAGAGAAATGACCGCGTATGCCCGCCAATTCTCTGAGGTAGTGGAATTTACAGCTATGGATGCAGCACGAACCGGAATTGATGATTTGATTGAGATGGTCGAAGCGGTGATCGAAGAAGGGGCTACTATCATTAATCTGCCGGATACAGTGGGTTATGCATTGCCGGGAGAATACGGTGAGATGTTTCGCAGGGTAAGACTGGGTGCGCGAGGTGGGGAAAGAGTAAGCTATAGTGCGCATTGTCATAACGATTTGGGTCTTGCTGTTGCGAATAGTCTGGCTGCGATTGAGGGTGGAGCGACACAAATTGAAGTAACCGTCAATGGTGTCGGGGAACGTACGGGTAACTGTGCCTTAGAGGAACTGGTGATGGCGCTGGAGACACGCGGGGATGTTCTTGGTGCTGAGACGGGAATTGTTCTGGATAGGTTATATGACGTCTCCCGGTTGGTTAGCGGAGCCATGCATTTTCCTATTGCTTATAACAAACCGGTTGTAGGCCGAAACGCCTTTCAGCATGAATCCGGAATTCATCAGGATGGATTACTGAAGGATCGCAGTACGTATGAGATTATGGATCCTGAGCGCTTGGGTATTCCAAGAAGTATGATTATTCTGGGCAAGCATTCTGGAAGACATGCATTAAAGGATCGTGCTGCAAAATACGGAATCACTCTGGACCCTCAAGAACTGGAGACGCTGTATGAATCTTTTAAGGAAACAGCAGATCGTCAAAAGGTCGTCAGTGATGACCAACTGCTGCGAATGGTAAGCAGCACCACAGGTCAGCAGGCACAGGTCTACGATCTGGGTGATGTGCAGGTCTTGGCCGGAAGCGCACCGCGTCGAATTGCAGCGGTCACCGTTCGTCACTTGAAAAGCGGTAAGGAATCGTCACATACCAGTATGGGAGACGGGCCACTTGAGGCCGTGATCGCTGCGATTGGGCAAGGGATATCTGAGAATATCGAATTTACTGGTCTGGAACTCCACTCCCTTGGAAGCGGGGAGAATGCTCAGGCGGAGGCAGCTGTAATGGTGGAGTGGGAAGGGATGAAATTTAGAGGAACAGCCACCCATCAGGACATTGTAATGGCTGCTGGAATTGCTTATATCGCTGCTTGTAACTCTGCTTTGCTCAGCACCCTCTCTGATTAG
- the rimI gene encoding ribosomal protein S18-alanine N-acetyltransferase has translation MTEADAVREQSDRLVFRLMRVEDIPNIMIIEREAFTMPWTEEAFRNELTHNHFAKYMVMEHQAQIIGYAGLWAIVDEAHVTNIAVLEAFRGRKWGEELLDELMKTASYLGMKSITLEVRVSNQIAQNLYRKKGFRSAGTRKGYYSDNREDALIMWADLPAYEEERVREGSVE, from the coding sequence ATGACGGAAGCGGATGCAGTTAGGGAGCAAAGTGACCGGCTTGTATTTCGGCTGATGAGGGTAGAAGATATTCCCAATATTATGATTATCGAGCGGGAAGCTTTTACAATGCCGTGGACCGAAGAAGCGTTCCGGAACGAACTGACGCATAATCATTTTGCTAAATATATGGTTATGGAACATCAAGCTCAAATTATTGGGTACGCAGGTTTGTGGGCTATTGTGGATGAGGCGCATGTCACGAACATTGCTGTGCTTGAAGCTTTTCGGGGGCGGAAGTGGGGAGAAGAGCTGCTGGATGAGCTAATGAAAACGGCCTCATACCTCGGTATGAAATCTATAACCCTGGAAGTAAGGGTATCGAACCAGATCGCCCAGAATTTATATCGCAAAAAAGGCTTCCGGTCCGCCGGCACGCGTAAGGGATATTACTCCGATAACCGTGAGGACGCACTGATTATGTGGGCCGATCTGCCGGCTTACGAGGAAGAAAGGGTTAGGGAAGGAAGCGTGGAATAG
- the moaC gene encoding cyclic pyranopterin monophosphate synthase MoaC, whose amino-acid sequence MKLTHFNEQGRARMVDVSDKEITIRTASAVSQVKMSPETFKAIKEGSIGKGDVLAVAQVAGIMAAKKTADWIPMCHPLPLTGIDIRFSDNNKDELYIEATVKTTGKTGVEMEALTAVSACALTVYDMCKALQKDMIIGPTMLVSKSGGKNGDYEREEG is encoded by the coding sequence TTGAAGCTGACACATTTCAACGAGCAAGGAAGAGCAAGAATGGTTGATGTGAGCGACAAGGAAATTACCATTCGGACGGCTTCCGCAGTAAGTCAGGTCAAGATGTCTCCAGAGACATTCAAGGCCATTAAGGAAGGCTCTATTGGTAAAGGGGATGTCCTTGCCGTTGCTCAGGTTGCCGGAATTATGGCGGCCAAGAAGACGGCAGACTGGATACCCATGTGCCATCCATTACCGCTTACGGGTATTGATATCCGCTTTTCCGATAACAACAAAGATGAACTATATATAGAAGCAACAGTCAAGACTACGGGGAAGACAGGTGTGGAGATGGAGGCGCTGACCGCTGTTTCCGCTTGTGCATTAACCGTGTATGACATGTGCAAGGCACTGCAGAAGGACATGATTATTGGACCGACGATGCTCGTCTCCAAGAGTGGCGGCAAGAATGGGGATTACGAGCGGGAAGAAGGATAA
- the tsaE gene encoding tRNA (adenosine(37)-N6)-threonylcarbamoyltransferase complex ATPase subunit type 1 TsaE has product MDNITETVFTYRSYSLEDTERLAGAIAAASMAGTVIGLDGDLGAGKTAFSQGFARHLGVQGIVNSPTFTIIKEYSGNLPLYHMDVYRLSIQEADELGLDEYFYGQGVCLVEWSSIITELLPPRHLHIYIETVGLGERVITVTGFGEPYEAVCRNLIQNGVK; this is encoded by the coding sequence GTGGACAATATAACCGAGACGGTTTTCACTTACCGTTCTTACAGTCTGGAGGATACTGAGCGATTGGCAGGCGCCATTGCGGCTGCTTCTATGGCAGGTACTGTCATTGGATTGGATGGAGACTTGGGAGCAGGGAAAACAGCATTTTCGCAAGGATTTGCCCGCCATTTGGGGGTACAGGGCATCGTTAACAGTCCTACTTTTACAATTATTAAGGAGTATTCAGGAAACCTGCCGCTCTACCATATGGATGTTTATCGGCTTTCGATTCAGGAGGCAGATGAACTTGGGCTGGATGAGTATTTTTATGGACAAGGGGTTTGCCTGGTAGAATGGAGCAGTATCATTACAGAGTTATTGCCTCCGCGGCACTTGCACATCTATATAGAGACGGTTGGATTGGGAGAGCGTGTGATCACGGTGACCGGATTCGGGGAGCCCTATGAGGCCGTTTGCCGCAATCTGATCCAGAATGGGGTTAAGTAA